A stretch of the Planktothricoides raciborskii GIHE-MW2 genome encodes the following:
- a CDS encoding MBL fold metallo-hydrolase: MIKILFLGTGSAFTVGADNYQSNMLLIDEQGNKLLIDCGSDIRFSLYAEGFSYLDITDIYISHLHSDHAGGLEYMAFTTKFDPRCQKPNLYISKDIAGPLWQNTLSGGLTSVQGDINDLDSLFAVHKVSKNGHFTWQGIQFDLVQVIHIDNGYYLMPSYGLFFAVNGLKIFLTTDTQLQVEKMQEYYDRADLIFHDCETSKFPTPVHAHYNDLVKLPAEIKQKMWLYGYQPGPLPDATEGGFLGFVKRGQSFELSEALIR, encoded by the coding sequence ATGATTAAAATACTTTTCTTAGGGACTGGATCGGCTTTTACTGTGGGAGCCGATAATTATCAATCAAATATGCTACTGATCGACGAACAAGGTAATAAACTTTTGATTGATTGTGGGTCAGATATTCGCTTTTCCCTGTATGCCGAAGGGTTTTCTTATTTAGATATTACTGATATTTATATCAGCCATTTACATTCGGATCATGCCGGGGGTTTGGAATATATGGCTTTTACTACCAAGTTTGATCCCCGCTGCCAGAAACCCAATTTGTACATCAGTAAAGATATTGCAGGTCCCCTCTGGCAAAATACTTTATCCGGTGGGTTAACATCAGTGCAAGGGGATATTAATGATTTAGATAGTCTGTTTGCCGTGCATAAAGTAAGCAAGAATGGCCATTTTACTTGGCAAGGAATTCAATTTGACTTGGTGCAAGTAATCCATATTGATAATGGCTATTATCTGATGCCTAGCTATGGCTTATTTTTTGCAGTGAATGGGCTGAAGATATTTTTAACCACCGATACCCAATTACAGGTGGAAAAAATGCAGGAGTATTACGATCGCGCCGATCTGATTTTCCACGATTGCGAAACCTCCAAATTCCCCACTCCCGTTCATGCCCATTATAATGATTTGGTGAAGTTACCCGCCGAAATCAAACAGAAAATGTGGTTGTATGGATATCAACCAGGCCCATTACCCGATGCCACAGAAGGGGGATTTTTGGGCTTTGTCAAACGGGGACAAAGTTTTGAATTATCCGAGGCTTTGATTCGGTGA
- a CDS encoding GAF domain-containing sensor histidine kinase has protein sequence MFTDFGTDISSPAYGESPDQNFSLMMAQILLNQPNDLNRASSIVELIRNTFNVDCCLMAVERSFEEPIPSKIDWYVSTSSQIQERFGSEVASLPCEDDLQLDLQPLWDAIVAEPDGVLISQAQAVFSELGVSNWLSQLEGSLIAIAAPPNRPVVGGLVLIAMQPLLWTETKMQQLNEVSSQVAIAIANLDQQRTISSYKEKVTSIRQQQNLIHQMTMAIHHWSDLDQILLMAIDKLVDSLAVEKGLILLLKYQDPLYKSRNISQGAKQKGRSKRVPRAKVVVVCQSGLAVVKETDEAEKDRSFVPDSIVNESLVNESFWLSDCPWCQQAFLNAPEPINLPNLTEESADRENYPKTMFKIFDLERMRSGINVPIIALSSGGSGNTILGFLVLQNSSDRPWSAEELKILELVGTQLGNAILQNQTLHQVQALVEDRNAQLKRAMEVQAKLYELTRQQLDQLRRLNEVKDEFLDTLNHELKTPLATMRMAIENLRRPGISPERQAMYLDMMQSQLNRETKLVNDLLKLRELEFRNSTIQLEMLDLQPFLRGLADNFRQTWSDKELTLSLRLEKKPLKIQTDPKNLEHAIVELLTNAGKYSDPATNVDLQVMQHIETGSVVIKVTNIGAGIFPADLPNIFDKFRRGQGMTQKAVAGTGLGLALVKSLISHLNGTITVTSESLQPPENADDDSVPWETCFTVTLPQQLKRPEL, from the coding sequence ATGTTTACTGACTTTGGCACAGATATATCTAGTCCAGCCTACGGGGAATCCCCTGACCAGAATTTTAGCTTGATGATGGCTCAAATCCTGTTGAATCAACCTAATGATTTGAACCGGGCGTCGTCAATTGTTGAACTAATCAGAAATACCTTTAATGTAGACTGCTGCTTGATGGCAGTAGAGAGGAGCTTTGAGGAACCGATCCCATCAAAGATTGACTGGTATGTCAGCACGTCATCACAAATTCAAGAACGGTTTGGCTCAGAAGTAGCATCTTTGCCGTGTGAGGATGATTTGCAACTTGATTTGCAGCCTTTGTGGGATGCAATAGTGGCAGAACCCGATGGAGTTTTGATTTCTCAAGCTCAGGCAGTGTTTTCTGAGTTGGGGGTATCCAACTGGTTATCGCAGCTTGAAGGGTCATTGATCGCGATCGCGGCTCCCCCCAATCGACCTGTGGTTGGAGGCTTGGTGCTGATCGCTATGCAACCATTATTATGGACGGAAACAAAGATGCAACAGCTTAACGAAGTGTCAAGCCAAGTGGCGATCGCCATTGCCAATTTGGATCAACAGAGGACAATTAGTTCTTACAAAGAAAAAGTGACATCCATTCGTCAGCAACAAAACTTAATCCATCAGATGACAATGGCGATTCATCACTGGAGTGACTTAGATCAAATTCTACTTATGGCGATTGATAAACTGGTGGACTCGTTAGCAGTTGAAAAAGGGTTGATTTTACTCCTTAAATATCAAGATCCTCTATATAAAAGCCGTAACATAAGTCAGGGTGCTAAACAGAAAGGACGCAGCAAACGAGTCCCTAGAGCGAAAGTGGTAGTGGTTTGTCAAAGTGGTTTGGCTGTTGTTAAAGAAACAGATGAAGCGGAAAAGGATCGATCTTTTGTCCCTGATTCTATAGTCAATGAGTCTTTAGTCAATGAGTCTTTTTGGCTGTCTGATTGTCCCTGGTGCCAACAAGCTTTTCTCAACGCCCCAGAGCCGATCAATCTACCCAATCTCACCGAGGAGTCTGCTGACCGGGAAAATTACCCGAAAACGATGTTCAAAATTTTTGATCTAGAGCGGATGCGATCGGGTATTAATGTGCCGATTATCGCCCTGAGTAGTGGGGGTAGCGGTAATACGATTTTAGGGTTTTTAGTGTTGCAAAATTCCAGCGATCGCCCGTGGTCTGCGGAAGAGTTAAAAATTTTAGAATTAGTCGGCACTCAACTAGGCAATGCGATTTTACAAAATCAAACTTTGCACCAAGTTCAAGCCTTAGTAGAAGACCGCAATGCTCAACTGAAGCGAGCGATGGAAGTGCAAGCCAAACTTTACGAACTGACCCGCCAACAACTTGACCAACTGCGACGCTTAAATGAGGTGAAAGATGAATTTCTTGATACTCTCAACCATGAGTTAAAAACTCCCCTGGCGACCATGCGGATGGCGATCGAAAATTTACGCCGTCCCGGGATTTCCCCCGAACGCCAAGCCATGTATTTGGACATGATGCAATCCCAATTAAATCGGGAAACCAAATTGGTCAATGACTTACTCAAGTTGCGGGAATTAGAGTTTCGCAACTCTACTATCCAACTAGAAATGCTCGATTTGCAACCATTTTTGCGCGGTTTAGCAGATAATTTCCGGCAAACCTGGTCTGATAAAGAATTAACCCTCTCTTTACGCTTAGAAAAAAAACCCCTGAAAATTCAAACCGATCCCAAAAATCTGGAACACGCGATCGTGGAACTGCTTACCAACGCCGGGAAATACTCAGATCCCGCAACCAATGTTGATTTGCAGGTCATGCAGCACATAGAAACAGGCTCGGTTGTGATTAAAGTCACCAATATTGGCGCCGGGATCTTTCCAGCGGATCTACCTAATATTTTCGACAAGTTTCGGCGCGGTCAAGGGATGACCCAAAAAGCGGTAGCCGGCACCGGATTAGGTTTAGCCTTGGTCAAGTCATTGATTTCTCACTTAAATGGCACCATCACCGTCACCAGTGAGTCCTTACAGCCCCCGGAAAATGCCGATGATGATTCGGTGCCTTGGGAAACCTGCTTTACCGTCACTTTGCCCCAGCAACTTAAACGACCAGAACTCTAA
- a CDS encoding AarF/ABC1/UbiB kinase family protein: MLTNSTPKTFRWQKTQYSPLDRQREVFSAAGYFLFCLWLDKKLGRNSPQIRQKRAQWLVQKLLDLGPTFIKIGQALSTRADILPLEYVRALSSLQDKVPEFSGNEAIALIESEFGSSIYSLYRDFKDRPIAAASLGQVHLAQLHTGQDVVVKVQRPGLQELFQLDFQALGKLLRFCRRWLPWTRIYNLEAIYDEFFNILYLEIDYVQEAKNAEKFAINFKDYPEIIVPKIYWERTNTKILTIEYLPGIKIDDRETIEKFGLNPQKINQIGICCYLKQILIDGFFQADPHPGNMALTPQGQIIFYDFGMMSEVNALNKEEMIKTFFAVLRKDTDEVITTLINMGLIERVSDMRPVRRMITFLLDKFTEKPIDFQAFGEIKGELYAMFEQQPFRLPAQMTFILKALTTLDGLARSLDPQYNLVAAAQPFVKSITASQGRSNLIQELTKQTRNFIQYKLQQPNATERVIRRLEERIAQGELELQVRSMESDRVLRRISLGIKTLIYACLTGFSFLGGAVLVVGNFKSWAIFAFTLCALCFLLLLRSLSALALREKLDQMIEK, translated from the coding sequence ATGCTCACAAATTCTACTCCAAAAACCTTCCGCTGGCAAAAAACTCAATATTCTCCCTTAGATCGGCAACGAGAAGTCTTTAGCGCTGCCGGATATTTTCTCTTTTGTTTGTGGTTGGATAAAAAACTGGGCAGAAATTCCCCGCAAATTAGACAAAAGCGTGCTCAGTGGTTAGTTCAAAAGCTTTTAGATTTAGGTCCGACATTTATTAAAATTGGCCAAGCTTTGTCCACTCGCGCCGATATCCTGCCCTTGGAATATGTGCGAGCCTTGAGTTCCCTGCAAGATAAAGTCCCGGAATTCAGTGGCAATGAGGCGATCGCCCTGATCGAATCAGAATTCGGCAGTTCCATTTATTCCCTATATCGGGATTTTAAGGACCGTCCGATCGCCGCTGCCAGTTTAGGACAGGTTCACCTCGCCCAACTCCACACCGGACAAGATGTGGTGGTCAAAGTCCAACGTCCGGGATTACAAGAACTCTTTCAATTAGATTTTCAAGCCTTGGGCAAACTCTTGCGGTTTTGTCGTCGCTGGTTGCCTTGGACAAGAATCTATAACTTAGAAGCAATTTATGATGAATTTTTTAATATTCTGTATCTAGAAATTGACTATGTACAAGAAGCAAAAAATGCCGAAAAATTTGCTATTAATTTTAAAGACTATCCCGAAATTATTGTGCCTAAAATTTACTGGGAAAGAACCAATACGAAAATTTTAACTATTGAATATCTCCCAGGGATTAAAATTGATGACCGGGAAACGATTGAAAAATTTGGCTTAAATCCCCAAAAAATTAATCAGATTGGCATTTGTTGCTACCTGAAACAAATCTTGATTGATGGCTTCTTTCAAGCGGATCCTCATCCGGGCAACATGGCCTTAACCCCCCAAGGACAAATCATTTTTTACGACTTCGGCATGATGTCGGAAGTCAACGCTCTGAATAAAGAAGAGATGATTAAAACATTTTTTGCCGTTCTCAGAAAAGATACGGATGAGGTGATTACCACCCTGATTAATATGGGACTAATTGAGCGGGTTTCGGATATGAGGCCAGTCCGTCGCATGATTACTTTTTTATTAGATAAGTTTACAGAAAAACCGATTGATTTTCAGGCATTTGGCGAGATTAAAGGGGAGCTTTATGCGATGTTTGAACAGCAGCCATTTCGCCTGCCTGCCCAGATGACTTTTATTTTAAAAGCCTTAACCACCCTGGATGGGCTGGCACGGTCTTTAGATCCACAATATAATTTAGTGGCAGCGGCTCAACCGTTTGTCAAGAGTATTACGGCATCCCAGGGACGGAGTAATCTGATTCAAGAACTGACGAAGCAAACTCGTAATTTTATTCAGTATAAATTACAACAACCCAATGCCACTGAACGGGTGATCCGCCGCTTAGAAGAGCGGATCGCCCAGGGAGAACTGGAGCTACAAGTCCGCTCTATGGAGAGCGATCGCGTCCTCAGACGAATTAGTCTGGGAATAAAAACCCTGATTTATGCTTGTTTAACCGGATTTAGCTTCTTAGGGGGTGCTGTATTAGTGGTAGGTAATTTTAAATCTTGGGCAATTTTTGCCTTTACACTTTGTGCTCTATGTTTCTTGTTGCTGTTACGCTCTTTAAGCGCTTTAGCTTTGCGGGAAAAACTCGATCAAATGATAGAAAAATAG
- a CDS encoding AAA family ATPase: MLNLPGYQILEQIYDSHKSRVYKGCRDEDSQPVILKLLKQDYPTPKDISRYQQEFEILYNLNIDSVVQAYALKSYQNTLVIVLEDFGGISLSDYLQTQHFTLEQFFPLAIKITETIGEIHGAHVIHKDLNPSNIVWNQATNEIKIIDFGISSRIAEPTNGSKPTATTLEGTIIYMSPEQTGRMNRSVDYRTDFYSLGMTFYEMLTGQLPFQITDLTDHIELVHCHIAKQPVPAHKINPDIPKSVSDIILKLLAKTPEERYQSAWGLREDLARCLREIENSGAIAEFTLGTQDISEQFHLPQKLYGRELEIKTLLNAFDRVVQGEKSLVILSGETGIGKSSLVQEIYQSITQKQGYLLTGKFAANQPERSDSARPPGRSLQGIPQAFAGLIRQLLTESQAQLNHWQTKLREVLADQVQIIMEIIPELKLMLNQPENPLTIDPNYLTDSPEIEGDLTGNLYREQMDRVWLNFIRVFCHQAHPLVIFLDEIHWAESGILKLLEMIMLDPEIEHLLLILAYREYETVETREMPLDGFHQYLETLQQAQIRIDYLRLNPLTYEQIINLMAETLQQHDDSVKSLAGIVFWKTAGIPCLVRQFLKTLYEEKLLKFEYHKSPGKTVQKPRWTWDIEQVKSIELANAISELPVYQLRKLPEATQQVLHLAACLGNSFDLQTLSRLYEKPIRETFEVLWPGIQEGFILPQSELETIEIEAHDTFLLFEEFKFCSHRVQQAASEMIEKEEIQKKINLKIGNFLKSQNLINSKKQLFQIVENLNNAKDLIVDRSDQIELAELNLKAAKSSKAQNDYDLAREYLTNARFFLNPDNCWENHYELAIDLYKMFAEVELATDRFDQAEDHLYLLIEKLKYPIEKSEIAYQIIQHYWQVSKHKQAILLGRKALKWLGIEIPNSEEDICQQITEEVHRINKYLSSRSIENLISQDPPINLAKQMLIKLLTTLSLAAKPISQNLFDLLIVLSVHLSVQYGHLPESAYAYAAYSVILAAVFDDDRSSHEFGELAFSLSKKLHDPICQCLTYNLYANAISIWFKPISFANSINTQGYEIAREARDLGLARDFLMNQCVNYFYQGKFLAHLMADLNHCLELNYSGSSRWTTESILASEMAIANLTGQTSDQFTFATRKYSEDEYLNSENYHQDLAGVSLYKLYKMQILYLYEDYKNALKLAENLEKLINYLRGTIAKFEYIFYYSLILSSLYKKVSDDQKVNFLMRLVNYQKILKKWEQNCPDNFRAKFLLVKAEIARINGNIVEAMNSYDYAIQLVQGHEYIQIRALADELAAKFWLEQKKEAFATLYLEKARACYQIWGAKRKVEDLESKYAAFLPMNPAEKAKVIDQIKPSSTLSSPLVSTLSRTTTYMSSNSEVAILDLATVMKASQAISQEIVLDKLLEKLMKILMENAGAQKGFLILESQGKLLIEAAGTMVTDTLKESSIPDLTIQVLQSIYIEESDPEAAKIPMAIVNYVARTKENVVLRDATQLGKEFSALEESSSITDLYRQFINDPYLQKYQTKSILCAPLMSKGELYGIIYMENNLTPGAFTPDRLEMLNLLSSQAAISIENSRYYTEMAALNKAYERFVPRQFLHFLKKKSIVDVQLGDNVQQEMSVLFSDIRAFTTLSESLTPAENFKFINSYLSSMEPAIVENNGFIDKYIGDAIMALFPGGADDSVEAAISMLRRLWEYNQGRERAGYVPIEIGIGINTGDLMLGTVGGNSRMDSTVISDAVNLASRLEGLTKIYGVSLLISHQTFLRLSNATNYNIRIIERLKVKGKSHEVAVFEVFDGDEPELREQKLMTSSLFEEALMLYYRKAYQEAEKLFQDCLRQCPKDRAIRVYLERCQSNL, encoded by the coding sequence ATGCTAAATCTACCCGGTTATCAGATTCTTGAGCAAATTTACGACAGTCACAAGTCTCGCGTGTACAAAGGCTGCCGCGATGAAGACAGTCAGCCTGTGATCCTGAAATTACTCAAACAAGATTATCCCACCCCAAAGGATATCAGTAGATATCAACAAGAATTTGAGATTCTATATAATTTAAATATCGACAGTGTTGTCCAAGCCTACGCCCTCAAATCCTATCAAAATACTTTAGTGATTGTTTTGGAGGACTTTGGCGGGATTTCCTTGAGTGATTACTTGCAAACACAACATTTTACCCTAGAACAATTTTTCCCATTAGCAATCAAAATTACTGAAACTATCGGGGAAATTCATGGGGCTCATGTAATTCATAAGGATCTTAATCCTTCCAATATTGTCTGGAATCAAGCTACCAATGAAATCAAAATTATTGACTTTGGCATTTCTAGCAGAATTGCTGAACCGACCAATGGCAGTAAACCAACCGCAACAACTTTAGAGGGGACGATCATCTATATGTCTCCAGAGCAAACCGGACGGATGAATCGAAGTGTGGACTATCGCACCGATTTTTATTCTCTGGGGATGACTTTTTATGAAATGCTGACTGGGCAATTGCCTTTTCAAATCACCGACCTCACGGATCATATCGAGTTGGTACATTGTCATATTGCTAAACAGCCAGTGCCTGCCCACAAAATTAATCCAGATATCCCGAAATCGGTGTCAGATATTATCCTCAAATTATTGGCGAAAACCCCTGAAGAAAGATATCAAAGTGCGTGGGGTCTGCGAGAAGATTTAGCCCGCTGTTTAAGAGAAATAGAAAATTCTGGGGCGATCGCCGAGTTTACTTTGGGAACCCAAGATATTTCAGAACAGTTTCATCTACCCCAAAAACTCTATGGCCGAGAATTAGAAATTAAAACCCTGCTTAATGCATTTGACCGAGTGGTTCAGGGAGAAAAATCCCTGGTGATCCTTTCTGGAGAAACCGGAATTGGCAAGTCATCATTGGTGCAAGAAATTTATCAATCAATTACCCAAAAGCAAGGTTATTTACTGACCGGCAAATTCGCTGCCAATCAGCCGGAACGGTCAGACAGTGCCAGACCCCCCGGAAGATCCCTCCAGGGAATTCCCCAAGCTTTTGCTGGGTTAATTCGGCAACTCCTGACCGAAAGTCAAGCCCAACTGAACCACTGGCAAACTAAACTCAGGGAAGTTTTGGCCGATCAAGTCCAAATCATCATGGAGATCATTCCCGAATTAAAACTGATGCTGAATCAGCCAGAGAATCCTCTCACCATTGACCCCAATTACCTTACCGATTCCCCGGAAATTGAAGGTGATCTCACGGGCAATCTGTATCGGGAGCAGATGGATCGAGTCTGGTTAAATTTTATTCGGGTATTTTGCCATCAAGCGCATCCCCTGGTGATTTTTCTGGACGAGATCCACTGGGCTGAGTCAGGAATTTTGAAACTGCTGGAGATGATTATGCTCGATCCCGAAATCGAGCATCTTTTGCTGATCTTGGCTTATCGAGAGTATGAAACCGTAGAAACCCGTGAAATGCCCCTGGATGGTTTCCATCAATATTTAGAAACCCTTCAGCAAGCACAGATTAGAATTGATTACCTCAGACTTAATCCCTTAACTTATGAGCAAATTATCAATTTGATGGCCGAAACCTTGCAGCAACACGATGATTCGGTCAAGTCTTTGGCCGGAATTGTCTTCTGGAAAACAGCGGGAATCCCTTGTTTAGTCCGGCAATTTCTCAAAACCTTGTATGAAGAAAAATTACTGAAATTTGAATATCACAAATCCCCAGGGAAAACTGTACAAAAGCCGCGCTGGACATGGGACATTGAACAAGTAAAATCCATAGAACTTGCCAATGCAATATCGGAATTGCCCGTTTATCAGTTGAGGAAATTACCAGAAGCCACTCAACAAGTGTTACATTTAGCCGCTTGTTTGGGTAATTCGTTTGATTTACAGACTTTATCGCGGCTTTATGAAAAACCTATTCGAGAAACTTTTGAGGTTCTTTGGCCGGGAATTCAAGAAGGGTTTATTTTGCCTCAGTCAGAACTGGAAACCATCGAGATAGAAGCCCATGATACTTTTTTGTTGTTTGAGGAATTTAAATTTTGTTCTCATCGAGTCCAACAAGCTGCTTCGGAAATGATTGAAAAGGAGGAAATTCAGAAAAAAATTAATTTAAAAATTGGCAATTTTCTCAAATCTCAAAATTTAATTAACTCTAAAAAGCAGTTGTTTCAAATTGTAGAAAATTTAAATAATGCCAAAGATTTGATTGTCGATCGAAGCGATCAAATTGAGTTAGCCGAGTTAAATTTAAAAGCAGCTAAATCCAGCAAAGCCCAGAACGATTATGATCTCGCCAGAGAATACTTAACCAATGCCCGGTTTTTCTTGAACCCGGACAACTGCTGGGAAAATCATTATGAGTTGGCGATCGATCTCTATAAAATGTTCGCCGAAGTGGAATTAGCCACCGACCGATTTGATCAAGCTGAAGATCATCTCTATTTGCTGATTGAAAAATTAAAGTATCCCATAGAAAAATCAGAAATAGCTTACCAGATCATCCAACATTACTGGCAAGTGTCTAAACATAAACAAGCGATTCTTTTAGGCAGAAAAGCTTTGAAATGGTTGGGAATAGAAATCCCCAATTCAGAAGAAGATATTTGCCAGCAAATTACTGAGGAAGTTCACCGGATAAATAAGTATTTATCCAGTCGGTCGATTGAAAATTTGATTAGTCAAGATCCGCCAATTAATTTAGCCAAACAAATGCTAATTAAATTATTGACTACCTTGTCTTTAGCCGCGAAACCCATCAGTCAAAACTTATTTGACTTGCTGATCGTCCTATCGGTGCATTTGAGTGTGCAATATGGTCATCTCCCAGAATCTGCTTATGCTTATGCGGCTTATAGCGTGATTTTAGCGGCGGTATTTGACGATGATCGCTCCAGCCATGAGTTTGGGGAACTGGCGTTTAGCTTGAGCAAAAAGCTGCACGATCCCATATGCCAATGCTTAACCTACAATTTGTATGCGAATGCCATCAGTATTTGGTTTAAGCCCATCAGTTTTGCCAATTCTATTAATACTCAGGGATATGAAATTGCCCGCGAAGCGAGAGATTTAGGATTAGCACGAGATTTCTTGATGAATCAATGTGTGAACTATTTCTATCAAGGAAAATTTTTGGCTCACTTGATGGCCGATTTAAATCACTGTCTTGAATTGAATTATAGTGGTTCTAGCCGGTGGACTACCGAGTCCATTTTAGCCAGTGAGATGGCGATCGCAAACTTAACCGGACAAACCAGCGATCAATTCACCTTTGCCACCAGGAAATATAGTGAAGATGAATATTTAAACTCGGAAAATTACCACCAAGATTTAGCCGGAGTGTCTTTGTATAAACTGTATAAAATGCAGATTTTATACTTGTATGAAGATTACAAAAACGCATTAAAATTAGCTGAAAATTTAGAAAAACTTATTAATTATTTACGAGGTACTATTGCTAAATTTGAGTATATTTTCTATTACTCACTGATTTTATCCAGTTTATATAAAAAAGTTTCTGACGACCAAAAAGTAAACTTTTTAATGCGGTTAGTCAATTACCAGAAGATCCTAAAAAAATGGGAGCAAAACTGTCCAGATAATTTTCGCGCCAAATTTTTATTAGTCAAAGCCGAAATAGCTCGAATCAACGGAAATATAGTTGAGGCGATGAATTCCTACGATTATGCGATTCAATTAGTTCAAGGCCATGAATATATCCAAATCAGAGCTTTGGCAGATGAACTCGCCGCTAAGTTTTGGCTAGAACAAAAAAAAGAAGCTTTTGCCACCCTGTATCTAGAAAAAGCTCGCGCTTGTTACCAAATTTGGGGTGCCAAACGGAAGGTAGAGGACTTAGAGTCAAAATATGCCGCATTCTTGCCGATGAACCCGGCAGAGAAAGCCAAGGTGATCGATCAAATCAAACCCTCTAGTACCTTGTCTAGTCCTTTAGTGAGTACCCTATCCCGTACCACCACTTATATGTCATCGAATAGCGAGGTGGCAATTCTGGATTTGGCAACGGTGATGAAAGCATCCCAAGCGATTTCCCAGGAAATTGTTTTGGACAAATTGCTAGAAAAATTAATGAAAATTCTGATGGAAAATGCCGGGGCGCAGAAAGGCTTTCTCATTTTGGAAAGTCAAGGTAAACTGCTGATTGAAGCGGCAGGAACTATGGTGACAGATACCCTAAAAGAATCCAGCATTCCTGACCTCACGATTCAGGTGTTGCAGTCAATTTATATCGAAGAAAGTGACCCAGAAGCCGCGAAGATACCAATGGCAATTGTTAACTATGTAGCCCGGACTAAAGAAAATGTGGTTTTGCGTGATGCCACTCAATTGGGCAAAGAATTTTCTGCCTTAGAAGAGTCTTCATCCATTACGGATCTGTACCGACAATTTATCAATGATCCTTATCTACAAAAATATCAGACCAAGTCAATTCTCTGTGCGCCTTTGATGAGTAAAGGAGAACTTTATGGCATTATCTATATGGAAAATAATTTGACGCCAGGGGCTTTTACTCCCGATCGCCTGGAAATGTTAAATTTGCTTTCCAGTCAAGCGGCGATTTCTATTGAAAATTCTCGCTACTATACGGAGATGGCGGCATTAAATAAAGCTTATGAACGCTTTGTTCCCCGTCAGTTTCTCCATTTCTTAAAAAAGAAAAGTATCGTAGATGTTCAGTTAGGGGATAATGTCCAACAGGAGATGTCGGTGTTATTTTCTGATATTCGGGCTTTTACCACCCTTTCGGAAAGTTTAACCCCCGCAGAAAATTTTAAGTTTATTAATTCTTATTTAAGTAGTATGGAACCCGCGATCGTGGAGAATAACGGGTTTATTGATAAATATATTGGCGATGCGATTATGGCCTTGTTCCCTGGTGGAGCCGATGATTCCGTGGAAGCAGCAATTTCTATGCTCAGACGCCTTTGGGAATATAATCAAGGACGAGAAAGGGCTGGTTATGTACCGATTGAAATTGGCATCGGTATCAATACCGGGGATTTGATGTTGGGCACCGTGGGGGGCAATTCCCGCATGGATAGTACGGTGATTAGTGATGCGGTTAATTTAGCTTCTCGTTTAGAAGGTTTAACAAAAATCTATGGGGTGTCGTTGTTAATTTCCCATCAGACTTTTTTACGTTTGTCTAATGCCACGAATTATAATATTCGGATTATTGAGCGGTTAAAAGTTAAAGGCAAGTCCCATGAAGTAGCTGTGTTTGAGGTGTTTGATGGTGATGAACCCGAATTGCGCGAACAAAAGTTGATGACATCCAGTTTATTTGAAGAGGCATTGATGCTGTATTATCGTAAGGCTTATCAGGAAGCGGAAAAGTTATTTCAAGATTGTTTACGCCAATGTCCGAAGGATCGGGCGATTCGGGTTTATCTGGAACGTTGTCAATCTAATTTGTAG